A region from the Oceanidesulfovibrio marinus genome encodes:
- the hmcD gene encoding sulfate respiration complex protein HmcD, which produces MEFHTLQDFLTYTKGNVYLIMGGILIAAALFWQFLMGGKDNTEDEFEQYKHKHD; this is translated from the coding sequence ATGGAATTCCATACATTACAAGACTTCCTGACGTATACCAAGGGCAACGTCTACCTGATCATGGGGGGTATCCTCATCGCGGCGGCGCTCTTCTGGCAGTTCCTCATGGGTGGCAAGGACAACACCGAGGACGAATTCGAGCAGTACAAGCACAAACACGATTAA
- the sbtM gene encoding thio(seleno)oxazole modification radical SAM maturase SbtM, giving the protein MTDMPPNIEQQFQATRRALGQAAWERLAAAGNWQALPELIAEHAPEAPAWVAELAAVERACAQVRRRADSGFPVVEAMAVNPALQLLPVSWRGLPDMVRGGDAEPQPGEAFVLVWASPAEDAHNVLIRCEEATSEDLLALKVVAEDIPLEEVAREALAPAAAVKALLRRVVDKGLLLAPASRIVRDPASHPRPHADREESVPAIPVDAFVSQSFVLQWHITQRCDLHCKHCYDRSERGDVSLDDGLRLLDDLAGFCEDRHVLGQATFTGGNPLLHPHFLDFYAAAVERGLAVALLANPCGEKQLDAMLDIAMPAYFQVSLEGLEEHNDAIRGPGHFRRTLAFLELLGERGVPSQVMLTLTRGNKDQVIPLARALHGLADTFTFNRLAPVGEGAALACADTAGYASFLREYLEEAGRLGHLSFKDNHFNALRSELGASLSGGCTGFGCGAAFNFLAVLSDGAVHACRKMHSPVGSVASQSLAEVYDGGQAAAYRRGSAACAGCNIRPVCGGCMAVVAGLGLDPFTTRDPYCFYKSAPPINASE; this is encoded by the coding sequence ACTGACATGCCCCCGAACATCGAGCAGCAGTTTCAGGCTACCCGCCGAGCACTTGGCCAGGCGGCCTGGGAGCGTCTTGCTGCTGCCGGAAACTGGCAGGCATTGCCTGAACTGATTGCCGAGCACGCGCCAGAAGCCCCGGCCTGGGTGGCGGAGCTCGCCGCCGTGGAGCGGGCCTGCGCGCAGGTTCGCCGTCGGGCTGACTCAGGCTTCCCGGTTGTGGAGGCCATGGCCGTGAACCCGGCGTTGCAGCTCTTGCCCGTGTCCTGGCGCGGGCTGCCCGATATGGTCCGCGGCGGGGATGCCGAGCCACAGCCGGGCGAGGCGTTCGTCCTGGTCTGGGCTTCGCCGGCCGAGGACGCGCACAATGTCCTGATTCGGTGCGAGGAGGCGACGAGCGAGGATCTGCTCGCCCTCAAGGTGGTGGCCGAGGACATCCCCCTGGAGGAGGTGGCCAGGGAAGCCCTGGCCCCAGCGGCGGCCGTGAAGGCGTTGCTGCGGCGCGTCGTGGACAAGGGCCTGCTGCTGGCGCCGGCGTCGCGGATCGTGCGCGATCCGGCCAGCCATCCCCGGCCCCATGCGGATCGCGAGGAGTCCGTTCCCGCCATCCCGGTGGACGCATTCGTCAGCCAAAGCTTTGTGCTGCAATGGCACATCACCCAGCGCTGCGACCTGCACTGCAAGCACTGCTACGACCGCTCTGAGCGCGGCGACGTCTCACTGGACGACGGGCTGCGCCTGCTCGACGACCTGGCCGGCTTCTGCGAGGACCGCCACGTGCTGGGCCAGGCCACCTTCACCGGGGGCAACCCCTTGCTCCATCCGCATTTTCTCGATTTCTACGCCGCAGCCGTGGAGCGCGGTCTGGCCGTGGCGCTGCTGGCCAATCCTTGCGGCGAAAAACAGCTGGACGCCATGCTCGACATCGCCATGCCGGCGTACTTCCAGGTCAGCCTCGAAGGGCTGGAGGAGCACAACGACGCCATCCGCGGGCCGGGCCACTTCCGCCGGACCCTTGCATTCCTGGAGCTGCTGGGCGAGCGCGGCGTGCCGTCCCAGGTCATGCTCACGCTCACGCGCGGTAACAAGGATCAGGTCATTCCTCTGGCGCGGGCACTGCACGGCCTGGCGGATACCTTCACCTTCAACCGGCTGGCGCCGGTGGGCGAGGGCGCTGCCCTGGCTTGCGCGGACACGGCCGGGTACGCCTCATTCCTGCGAGAGTATCTGGAGGAAGCCGGCCGTCTCGGCCACCTCAGTTTCAAAGACAACCATTTCAACGCATTGCGCAGCGAGCTGGGCGCTTCCCTGTCCGGCGGCTGTACCGGGTTCGGTTGCGGCGCCGCGTTCAACTTCCTGGCCGTGCTCAGCGACGGCGCTGTCCATGCCTGCCGCAAGATGCACTCACCTGTGGGCAGCGTGGCGAGCCAGAGCCTGGCCGAGGTGTACGACGGCGGGCAGGCTGCAGCGTATCGCCGGGGCAGCGCGGCATGCGCCGGGTGCAACATCCGGCCCGTGTGCGGCGGGTGCATGGCCGTGGTGGCCGGACTGGGGCTCGACCCCTTTACCACACGCGATCCGTACTGCTTCTACAAATCCGCTCCGCCAATCAACGCCAGCGAGTAG
- the hmcB gene encoding sulfate respiration complex iron-sulfur protein HmcB, with product MQRRRFLGLVGAAGVSLAASGKAKAASKEFSGYPGSHAVLFDATRCIGCRKCEAGCQKVNDLPMPEKPFDDLSVLDQKRRTHAENFTVVNKYDVGQQAPVFRKFQCNHCLEPACASACFVKAFKKQPTGAVTYDASVCVGCRYCMVACPFEVPTYEYNEVLTPRVRKCHMCHERQLEGKLPGCVEACPKEALTFGTRDEILKVARARIRNYPGRYLDHVYGEKEMGGTSWLYLSGVPFKKIGMREDLGTTSAPHLTTGALAAVPMVVGLWPVVLGGIWAVNKRKEKIAAEEQKAAVNSAVSETQEKAQQEMADALAKAEASTQRRIDNEVKKAVDEALKAKEEEAQSQAEDGKTDEEGA from the coding sequence ATGCAACGCAGACGATTCCTCGGATTGGTGGGCGCTGCCGGAGTGAGCCTCGCCGCGTCCGGCAAGGCGAAAGCCGCGAGCAAGGAGTTTTCAGGCTATCCCGGGAGCCACGCCGTGCTTTTCGACGCAACCCGCTGCATCGGTTGCCGGAAATGCGAAGCCGGGTGCCAGAAGGTCAACGACCTTCCCATGCCTGAGAAGCCGTTCGACGACCTGAGTGTTCTGGACCAGAAGCGCCGCACCCACGCGGAGAACTTCACAGTGGTCAACAAGTACGACGTGGGCCAGCAGGCGCCCGTGTTCCGCAAGTTCCAGTGCAACCACTGCCTGGAGCCCGCCTGCGCCTCGGCCTGCTTCGTGAAGGCGTTTAAGAAGCAACCCACCGGCGCAGTGACCTACGACGCCTCGGTGTGCGTGGGCTGCCGCTACTGCATGGTGGCCTGTCCCTTCGAGGTGCCCACCTACGAGTACAACGAGGTCCTGACGCCCCGCGTGCGCAAGTGCCACATGTGCCACGAGCGCCAGCTGGAAGGAAAGCTGCCCGGCTGTGTGGAGGCGTGCCCCAAGGAGGCGCTGACCTTCGGCACGCGCGACGAGATCCTCAAGGTCGCCCGGGCGCGCATCCGTAACTATCCGGGCCGCTACCTCGACCACGTCTACGGCGAGAAGGAAATGGGCGGCACGAGCTGGCTCTACCTTTCCGGCGTTCCGTTCAAGAAGATCGGCATGCGTGAGGACCTGGGCACCACCTCGGCCCCGCACCTCACCACCGGCGCCCTGGCCGCCGTGCCCATGGTCGTGGGCCTGTGGCCCGTGGTCCTGGGCGGCATCTGGGCCGTGAACAAGCGCAAGGAGAAGATCGCCGCCGAGGAGCAGAAGGCGGCGGTGAACAGCGCTGTGTCCGAGACGCAGGAGAAGGCGCAGCAGGAAATGGCGGACGCGCTGGCCAAGGCCGAAGCGTCCACCCAGCGCCGCATAGACAACGAGGTCAAGAAGGCCGTGGACGAGGCGCTCAAGGCCAAGGAAGAAGAGGCCCAGTCTCAGGCTGAAGACGGCAAAACCGATGAGGAGGGCGCCTGA
- a CDS encoding anti-sigma factor family protein has product MPCPLDDLLRYEANELSDDERQKLEAHIAECKYCRETLNTLRTVSDSGYGELPPPSLRRRRLRTTTTFTKRLIKRIIRIWRPLDGVDS; this is encoded by the coding sequence ATGCCTTGTCCTTTGGATGATCTGCTGCGCTACGAGGCGAACGAGCTGTCCGACGACGAACGGCAGAAGCTCGAAGCGCATATCGCGGAGTGCAAGTACTGCCGCGAAACTTTGAACACGCTGCGCACTGTTTCAGATTCTGGCTACGGCGAGCTGCCGCCGCCCTCGCTCCGACGCCGCCGGCTCCGCACGACCACGACTTTCACTAAGCGGCTCATCAAGCGCATTATCCGCATCTGGCGCCCCCTGGACGGTGTGGATTCCTGA
- the hmcE gene encoding sulfate respiration complex protein HmcE: MYDLLTGPLLWVVFIVTFVGLAVRVVMYIRGLDWKLDRVAYRPFLGHGLKHGVRSIVAFLIPFKAHSWRSRPLFTILFFAFHIGLLVTPIFLEAHNAMLEQSLGIRLPGLPAVVADVLAWTVVVGGVFMALRRIAFPEVRILTTAYDYLLIVISVAPFVTGLIARYELGSYDFWLCLHILTGEIWLLALPFTKLSHVVLFFMSRMQLGMDYGIKRGGMKGTSMSW, translated from the coding sequence ATGTATGATCTTCTGACAGGTCCCCTGCTTTGGGTGGTCTTCATCGTCACCTTTGTCGGTCTTGCCGTGCGGGTGGTGATGTACATCCGAGGCCTGGACTGGAAGCTGGACCGCGTGGCCTACCGCCCCTTCCTGGGCCATGGCCTGAAGCACGGCGTCCGTTCCATTGTGGCCTTCCTGATTCCGTTCAAAGCCCACAGCTGGCGGTCGCGGCCCCTGTTCACCATTCTGTTCTTCGCCTTCCACATCGGCCTGCTGGTCACGCCGATCTTCCTGGAAGCGCATAACGCGATGCTGGAGCAGAGCCTGGGCATTCGTCTGCCGGGCCTGCCGGCCGTCGTGGCCGACGTGCTGGCCTGGACTGTGGTCGTGGGCGGCGTGTTCATGGCCCTCAGGCGCATCGCCTTCCCCGAGGTGCGCATCCTGACCACGGCCTACGACTACCTGCTCATCGTCATCTCGGTGGCGCCGTTCGTAACGGGCCTCATCGCCCGCTACGAGTTGGGCAGCTACGACTTCTGGCTCTGCCTGCACATCCTCACCGGTGAGATCTGGCTGCTGGCGCTGCCTTTCACCAAGCTCTCCCACGTGGTGCTCTTCTTCATGTCCCGCATGCAGCTGGGCATGGACTATGGCATCAAGCGCGGCGGCATGAAGGGCACGAGCATGTCGTGGTAG
- the hmcC gene encoding sulfate respiration complex protein HmcC, giving the protein MSTEAHTAGSKSVFNTFNIVAGVIILVGLGITVLRFTGGLGAVTNLDDNNPWGIWIGFDLLCGVALAAGGYTTSAACYIFGLKRYHAAVRPAILTAFLGYALVVFALHYDVGRPWRLPYPIFVQQGTTSLLFEVGLCVFLYLTVLFLEFLPVPFEWLKKTKIRNFLVKITLALTIMGVVLSTLHQSSLGALFTIVPSKVHPLWYSPYLPVFFFVSSIAAGLSMVIFEGTLSHKFMHHAMDEEYLKHHDTVVFGFARGCSFVLFGYFMIKLIGVAYGDAWHYLSTGYGALFLVEMLGFVALPCFLYAVGARDKNAKLIKWTAAWTVLGIVFNRFNVSIIAFNYQLPSAERYFPSWMEIAISIFIVTLGVVVFRFISKRMPVFREHPMYKAEH; this is encoded by the coding sequence ATGTCCACCGAAGCACACACCGCCGGCTCCAAGTCGGTATTCAATACGTTCAACATCGTCGCCGGCGTCATCATTCTGGTGGGGTTGGGGATCACGGTCCTGCGCTTCACCGGCGGGCTCGGCGCTGTCACCAACCTTGACGACAACAACCCGTGGGGCATCTGGATCGGCTTCGACCTGCTCTGCGGCGTCGCGCTGGCCGCCGGCGGCTACACCACCTCGGCCGCGTGCTACATCTTCGGCCTGAAGCGCTACCACGCGGCAGTGCGGCCGGCCATCCTGACAGCCTTCCTGGGCTACGCCCTGGTGGTCTTCGCCCTGCACTACGACGTTGGCCGGCCCTGGCGCCTGCCGTACCCCATCTTTGTGCAGCAGGGTACCACGTCGCTGCTCTTCGAAGTGGGCCTGTGCGTGTTCCTGTACCTCACGGTCCTGTTCCTGGAGTTCCTGCCCGTGCCGTTCGAGTGGTTGAAGAAGACCAAGATCCGCAACTTCCTGGTCAAGATAACCCTGGCGCTGACCATCATGGGCGTGGTGCTCTCCACGCTGCACCAGTCCTCCCTGGGCGCGCTGTTCACCATCGTGCCGTCCAAGGTGCACCCCTTGTGGTACTCGCCGTACCTGCCGGTGTTCTTCTTCGTATCCAGCATCGCGGCCGGCCTGTCCATGGTCATCTTCGAGGGCACGCTCTCGCACAAGTTCATGCACCACGCCATGGATGAGGAGTATCTGAAGCATCATGACACCGTGGTCTTCGGCTTTGCCCGCGGCTGCTCCTTCGTGCTCTTCGGCTACTTCATGATCAAGCTCATCGGCGTGGCCTACGGCGACGCCTGGCACTATCTGTCCACGGGCTACGGCGCGCTGTTCCTCGTGGAGATGCTCGGCTTCGTGGCCCTGCCGTGTTTCCTGTACGCAGTGGGCGCTCGCGACAAGAACGCCAAGCTCATCAAGTGGACCGCCGCCTGGACAGTTCTGGGCATCGTGTTCAACCGGTTCAACGTCTCGATCATCGCCTTCAACTACCAGCTGCCCTCTGCGGAGCGGTACTTCCCGAGCTGGATGGAGATCGCCATCTCGATCTTCATCGTCACTCTCGGCGTGGTCGTCTTCCGGTTCATCTCCAAGCGGATGCCCGTGTTCCGCGAGCACCCCATGTACAAGGCCGAGCACTAA
- the hmcA gene encoding sulfate respiration complex hexadecaheme cytochrome HmcA: protein MAHRKVVAGLSGFLIALAAVLGLGVDVMSKPLVAAENSTARADLIMIDTIAQQRELEMPASQFMHDKHTAALKEQDKDCSTCHKTTTNEEGKKVMSLKFMREEDGSADELKKIYHDGCISCHAKDKADGAEKYGPQSGECRSCHVDKPEYTAEREDVEMDNALHYIHWGSKQISKDAGEETNCGSCHHQWDEQTQKLVYKKFEEESCSYCHTEAPKEPVKTPERLAFHEQCVVCHQTLAENKAENYGPVECAGCHSEKAQEELKQSKEEMLQKLGGVLPRLPRQQPDAVLMTPPVAEDATMQEKEKVEEHAMPVAFNHKFHEQNTDSCAACHHKSVQSCDMCHTPRGDADGEFVSLAQSMHQADSMRSCVGCHQQEQKKPECAGCHAAMEKKAQPASDSCATCHEPLQSAGEGMGMMQMNQDDMSSMMNASESVTTPLPEDKDAREALAKRIIERRPDTPRNIDINDVPETVTIGVLSDEYKPSEMPHRKIVKKLMEDMDNDKLAAAFHTTELTMCQGCHHNSPASMKPPRCESCHGKPFMEQQPGRPGLKAAFHAQCMDCHKQMQLEKPVSTNCTACHEKKD, encoded by the coding sequence ATGGCACACAGGAAAGTAGTCGCAGGGTTATCAGGCTTCCTGATCGCCCTGGCAGCCGTGCTTGGGCTCGGCGTGGACGTCATGAGCAAGCCACTGGTTGCCGCGGAGAACTCCACAGCCAGGGCCGACCTGATCATGATCGATACGATCGCCCAGCAGCGAGAACTGGAGATGCCTGCCTCCCAGTTCATGCATGACAAGCACACTGCTGCCCTGAAGGAGCAGGATAAGGATTGTTCCACCTGCCACAAGACCACCACGAATGAAGAGGGCAAGAAGGTCATGTCCCTCAAGTTCATGCGGGAAGAGGACGGCAGCGCGGACGAGCTCAAGAAGATCTACCACGACGGCTGTATTTCCTGTCACGCCAAGGACAAGGCCGACGGCGCCGAGAAGTACGGCCCGCAGTCCGGCGAATGCCGCAGCTGCCACGTCGACAAGCCCGAGTACACGGCGGAGCGCGAAGACGTCGAGATGGACAACGCGCTTCACTACATCCACTGGGGCTCCAAGCAGATCTCCAAGGACGCCGGCGAAGAGACCAACTGCGGCAGCTGCCACCACCAGTGGGACGAGCAGACCCAGAAGCTGGTCTACAAGAAGTTCGAGGAAGAGAGCTGCAGCTACTGCCACACCGAGGCTCCCAAGGAGCCGGTGAAGACTCCCGAGCGCCTCGCCTTCCACGAGCAGTGCGTGGTCTGCCACCAGACCCTGGCCGAGAACAAGGCCGAGAACTACGGTCCTGTCGAGTGCGCCGGCTGCCACAGCGAGAAGGCCCAGGAGGAGCTCAAGCAGTCCAAGGAAGAGATGCTCCAGAAGCTCGGCGGCGTGCTCCCCCGCCTGCCCAGGCAGCAGCCCGACGCCGTGCTGATGACCCCGCCCGTGGCCGAGGACGCCACCATGCAGGAGAAGGAAAAGGTTGAAGAGCATGCCATGCCCGTGGCCTTCAACCACAAGTTCCACGAGCAGAACACCGACTCCTGCGCCGCCTGCCACCACAAGAGCGTGCAGTCCTGCGATATGTGCCACACGCCGCGGGGCGATGCGGACGGCGAGTTCGTCTCCCTTGCCCAGTCCATGCACCAGGCCGACAGCATGCGCAGCTGCGTCGGCTGCCACCAGCAGGAGCAGAAGAAGCCCGAGTGCGCCGGCTGCCACGCGGCCATGGAGAAGAAGGCCCAGCCTGCTTCGGACTCCTGCGCCACCTGCCACGAGCCGCTGCAGTCCGCCGGTGAGGGCATGGGCATGATGCAGATGAACCAGGACGACATGTCCAGCATGATGAATGCCTCCGAGAGCGTGACCACGCCGCTGCCCGAGGACAAGGACGCCCGCGAGGCCCTTGCCAAGCGCATTATCGAGCGCCGTCCGGACACGCCCAGGAACATCGATATCAATGACGTCCCGGAGACCGTGACCATCGGCGTGCTGTCCGACGAGTACAAGCCCAGCGAGATGCCGCACCGCAAGATCGTGAAGAAGCTGATGGAGGACATGGACAACGACAAGCTCGCGGCTGCGTTCCACACCACCGAGCTGACCATGTGCCAGGGCTGCCACCACAACAGCCCCGCCTCCATGAAGCCGCCCCGTTGCGAGAGCTGCCACGGCAAGCCGTTCATGGAGCAGCAGCCCGGCCGCCCAGGTCTGAAGGCTGCGTTCCACGCCCAGTGCATGGACTGCCACAAGCAGATGCAGCTGGAGAAGCCGGTGAGCACCAACTGCACGGCGTGTCACGAGAAGAAAGACTAA